In Campylobacteraceae bacterium, a single genomic region encodes these proteins:
- a CDS encoding DUF3369 domain-containing protein, with protein MAKINFSKKEKKKTLLNDTWKILIVDDEIAVHEITKTVLGHFELDGKKAELLNAYSGKEALEIMQTTPDIAVILLDVVMETENAGLIVAQKIREELNNNIVRIILRTGQPGSAPEQEVIVKYRINDYKEKTELTSKKLFSSIVTAIRSYQDLIIIQKSRDGLEKIIDSTKSINEERSLELFAKGVLTQLISILNLNNTSLILNTNSALSIEQREKSYTILAGTGEYENIKHFEEINQKVRTLILDAIEKETTQFDDSSYLGYFKFNDNIKYLIYITGCENINILDKQLTEIFSNNIAVAFNNISLTKEIIDTQKEVIERLGEVVEKRSKEASKHVHRVAEFSYHLALDYGLSQKEAQLLQMASPMHDVGKIGIPDAILLKPGKLDEAEFKIMKKHASIGYKILKSSKREIFKAAATIAYEHHEKFDGSGYPLKKRGEDIHIFGRITAVADVFDALSHKRCYKEPWKLEDILTLMRDQRGKHFDPKLVDIVLKNIDKYSDIIAFVKDYTSLNSFK; from the coding sequence ATGGCTAAAATAAATTTTTCAAAAAAAGAAAAGAAAAAAACGTTGCTGAATGATACGTGGAAAATACTTATAGTAGATGACGAAATTGCTGTTCATGAAATAACAAAAACGGTTTTAGGACATTTTGAACTGGATGGGAAAAAAGCGGAACTCCTTAATGCTTATAGTGGGAAAGAAGCCCTTGAAATAATGCAAACTACTCCTGATATTGCCGTAATTCTTTTAGATGTGGTTATGGAAACTGAAAATGCTGGATTAATAGTGGCACAAAAGATAAGAGAAGAGTTAAACAATAACATTGTTCGTATAATATTAAGAACAGGACAACCAGGAAGTGCCCCAGAACAAGAAGTCATTGTCAAATACAGAATCAATGACTACAAAGAAAAAACAGAGCTCACCTCTAAAAAACTGTTTTCTTCTATAGTGACTGCTATTAGGTCCTACCAAGACTTAATTATTATCCAAAAAAGCAGAGATGGTTTGGAAAAAATTATTGACTCAACAAAATCAATTAATGAAGAACGCTCTTTAGAACTGTTTGCAAAAGGAGTTCTTACTCAATTGATTTCTATTTTAAATTTAAACAATACTTCTTTGATTTTAAATACAAACAGTGCACTATCTATTGAGCAAAGAGAAAAGAGTTATACAATATTAGCAGGTACAGGAGAATATGAAAATATTAAGCATTTTGAAGAAATCAATCAAAAAGTAAGAACATTAATTTTGGATGCCATAGAAAAAGAGACAACCCAATTTGATGATAGCTCCTATCTTGGGTATTTCAAATTTAATGACAATATAAAATATTTGATATATATAACAGGATGTGAAAATATTAATATATTAGATAAACAACTCACAGAGATTTTTTCCAATAATATTGCTGTTGCTTTTAATAATATCTCTTTAACCAAAGAGATTATCGATACCCAAAAAGAAGTCATTGAGAGATTAGGTGAAGTGGTTGAAAAAAGATCAAAAGAGGCTTCTAAACATGTTCACAGAGTAGCAGAGTTTTCATATCACTTGGCACTGGATTATGGTTTGTCCCAAAAAGAAGCCCAACTTCTACAAATGGCATCACCTATGCATGACGTAGGGAAAATTGGTATTCCTGATGCCATTCTTTTAAAACCTGGAAAATTAGATGAAGCAGAGTTTAAAATCATGAAAAAACATGCAAGTATTGGATATAAAATTTTAAAATCATCAAAAAGAGAGATTTTTAAAGCTGCTGCTACTATTGCTTATGAACATCATGAAAAATTTGATGGTTCTGGTTATCCTCTTAAAAAAAGAGGAGAGGATATTCATATTTTTGGAAGAATCACTGCTGTTGCAGATGTTTTTGATGCTCTGTCTCATAAAAGATGTTATAAAGAACCATGGAAACTTGAAGATATATTAACATTGATGAGAGATCAAAGGGGCAAACATTTCGACCCTAAGTTAGTGGACATTGTATTAAAAAATATT